The DNA segment CCGGTCAATCACACACTCTTAAAAATTTTTGCCGAATCTCGGTTAATTTTTGCCGAGATCTGCACAACTGAGATCTCGGCAAAGATCTCGGTTAAATTTCTGTTGCCGACATCTCGgttaatttcattttgttttgacgtttacgtTTAACCGAGAATTTCGGTTAGAGCAAATCGAGATTTCggctaaatataaaaacattttatttttattttagtgattttatttGCGTATCAAATGGGGTTTTTTGATGTGATGGAAAGTGTTGGGACAGGCGCCGATTCAACCGCCGGATGGGGTACAGCGTTTGGATGTGGTACCGGTACAGGAAAATGAGCCGGACAAGGAGCGGGCACTGGTACAGGCACGGTTCTGTAAAGCGGGCAGAGTGAAACAAGTCTGAGTGAACCCTTTTTAGATTTCATGTGATCGAGTGTTGATACTTACCTCGTGTAGGTGACCGGAAATGAATCCTGGAAGTTTGAACGGTCTGGCAAAGGTTGAACCAACCGGATTAGCTTCCACATCTGATCCTTGAATAGGGACTGCTCCGAGCGACGCTCTGAAGAACACCGGTTGCGTGCGCTGATGGAGTTTCCTAGCCCCAATCCCGCTCCATACCTGTGCTCGATCGCACGCTACTGATTCTCGTTTTTTCACGCTGAGAGactcattttcactttttttttattttttttattttacatcacaACATCACTCCGAAAGGTGTTCGTTTCATAAGCACGAGATTAACAGAATGGCGAATGACAGATAGAATACCGAGCCTCGGCTAATCCAAGTAGTAAAGCTGAAATCTCGGTTATTTTGACGGATTATCTCAGTGACAGCAGTGTTAACGTATGTGCTCGGCATGTTGTGTTGCCGAGTTTCggttcaaatatttatttaactgatatttcagttttaaGTGGTACTGATTTTCGGCTACTGGGTTTTTTCAACTGACATATCAGCAAGAATCGAAAGAGCCGACGGATTTCGGCAGTTTTTTTAACCGAggtcgtgaaatatttttaagtgtgcacacatacacgcaggGCGCTGGGCAAATACGTAACCGCTCCAAACCGCAAAACTTATTATGACAATCGCACCAGCCCGGGAGTGCGCGCAGCGAAACCGTTTCTCATATACTCATCTCCCACCCTTGCCATCACCGATCTTTGCAAGGGAGAAATGTGTGAAAGAAACACACTGTAAGACACTAAAACACTGGCGTGCATTACATTAGCAAAGGCCCTACCGGCACCAATGCAAGTCAAATCtccaatgaaacaaaacgcaacactGTTGCATTCGGTACGGGGAGAGTAAAGCAAATAcacgaaaaacgaaacgaaactaaGCGATGGCGCGAAAACCATTTCCCGATTTAAATTTTGCAACTTTTTACACAACCCAAACGCCACCGTGCGGGGCACATGATACGGCGTAAATTAATGATCGCTTTTGGCTGTATCTCTTTCTCCCGATAGGATTTAAAAACGTTTGCCTTTTAATGCGTTTTGTTTCGGAAGTGGGAAACAGTCTATTGGATTGGGCCACCAAATGGCCGGGACAAGGCGGGCGCATCAGCTATTGTTTGTGTGGAGAGGTGTGCATACTGATAAATTGCGCAATTGAGCATACTTTTCCACGCGTTCGATTGAGTTATGCAAATAAATGTTTAGTGAAAGAGTGTGCATTAGTGTTTGTTACAGTAGCTTCCTCAGTTAACAGTAAAGATTCCTAATTAATGTCCCATAATGCTCACTAATTAATAGCAACCAATGGGCAATGCGCTAACCAAACGCGCGCCGCATAGactgcaaaataaattaaaaattagcCCCATGATACAAGTGTCCCTTATCCCGGGAAGATGCCCACCCAGCGATACCTTTTAACATAGTTACATGATTACTAACACGCAGTCCAATGATTAGATGACGATTCACCCCACAAAACGATGATGACTCCCTTCGAAAGCCCACGGTCACCCCTcgtttccaccggtggagtTGAGGCGTGATAAAAGCAAACCACTCAAAGCGCACCAGTGAAGGCGCAAAGATCACCGAATCAAACACGCTCAGTTATATCAGTGACAATGCGGGGGACAAAGGGGGTTGCGCGGACAACACCGCCCTCCGTTTGTGTTGAGTAGAAAGGTCTGCTAATCGGGCTGGAAAACCTTTGATTTCTCGTGCAGGAGATTACGTGCGGAAGACCACCGTCTGTGGTGGATGGGCGCTCTTTAATCGCTAAGCCGTTGCAGTGCTGCGCTGGGTGAAGTGATGTTCAGTCTCGATTGCCCCGATTATCAGCCGCACAGGTGACGATTAGTCGATGCGATTCACTTCAAGCGTACATCAAGATAAACAATTAtgtattgaagaaaaaaatggcgTTTCGTGAAGCGATCAACGTTTAAATTTGCTAGATTGTAGATATTTTATTATGAAAGGAGCTTTCAAAATTACAACATTTTTGTTAATGGGAAAAAATGAGAGAAAGGCgaagaaaatataaacagCAACATGCATTCCAATTCAAAAAGTATTATATTGTACATTCGctaatgttatttatttatatgaaGTGATTAACCAATAAATGCCACGAAAAATTGCTACATCACAACGATGGTGCATATTCCGACTCATTTTCTGCGACACAGTGCTTTTACTGAGATTTGCCATACTGAGCGCAACGATAAAAAACACTAACAACACTGTGCTTCATTAGTCACATGCTACACAAAGGGCATGAAGCACCCATCAAGTCACGTAACCCCGTGCAGAGACATGTCATATCTCTTTTAGCATCTTCACAAACATCTTCTTTGCCAGCGCGGACCCCAGAATGAGATCGCCCACGAGAATTGTCAGCCCGCGCGCGTTCTACCATCCGACGCCAGGCTAGGAGAGAAAAGTGTTAATTGCTAAATTCTTGAACACCCTCCAACTGTCACTTGCCTCCACCTGGGGATGGGAGGGGGGTTCAGTTTCACGAATTCATTCATGCACCAAATGTAAAGGGTGGTACCGTGTGCACTGCATCATTAATCCGTGCTGTATTAGACAAGGCACTAGAGAGCTtcacaaaaataattttcccacCTTCTCTCTTCCATTGGGCAAGGAAATGAGCATCTTTTTCTATAAATCGCTTTCAGCTTGTTCAAAGAAATGATTGCGCCCTGCGATCGGCAAAACCAGCGTGCTCGAACGTGCACCCAAGCCACGATTGCAACAGTTAGAagcaattaattttatgtCCCAGTTTAGAATTTTCTTCGCCAAGGGTGTCAACTGACATGAGCGTTTTTATTGTGTTTCTTCTGTATGGGGATGGTTAAAAACAAGCATAGCCACTGTGTTTCAGCATCGATCGATCAATCGAAGAAACGCCGTCATAAGAGCGAAGGGTGTCGGCAAACGACGGCTCTCAGTGCCACAACGATTTGAACTAAAATTCGAAAGGGGAACGTTCACGATCAGTGCGTAATATTGTGCGTGCTGCTGTCGAATGAGTGTCGTGCAAGGTGAAACTTAGACAAAAATTTTACCAAATGGAAGGTGGACACCGATTATGTCCCCAAAGTTCAGCAGCGGTCCCACAAGCACTCCAAAGGAAAACGCATCGCTGATCACCCATTCAGGCGCATCGAAGCTGGGCACTCACACGCGTAGCAAGGGGTAACAACAAGCAACAAGCATAGCGTATACACATAACGTAAGTGCAAAGCAAACGCATACGAAGAGCACGCTCGGGGGTTTGTTTTCCTGACCATCGATTGATTATGCGCCCGTATGTTGGACATGCTTCCTGCTTTCACCATCGGTTATTTCCTTCGTCGTGTATGATTTTCTGTCTCGTGGTGATTTTTGCACTTCTTGTCCTCTTCCttcaaatattatttcaacCAGGACAGGAAAATTGTCCCACTTAGAAGTAGAATCTGGTGGAAATCTTACCAACATATTTGCGATCAACTTCAATATCTACCGAACTGCAACGGTCCATGCGTGAGCTCAATTATGCAACGTTCCCAGTAAAGTCGCGACTGAGTGGGGGAAGCGTTTCCCTGCGCTGCGGTGATGGAAAGCTTCTCCATTTATTGCCACCCACTTTGTCGGTTATTTTCGACccaaatgcaacaaaaaaaaagaaggaaagaaactAAGTGACCAATGAGTCTGTTCCACGTCGTAAACGGTGATGGCGTACGATCACTCGATGTGAAGGAATTTTCCCGAATCATAAGCGATTGCGCAAGACCCCGACACTAACGATGGCCGCATTACTGCCCACTTGTTTCCCTCCCGGGCGCAGTTTAGGATAATTTAAGGGGATGATCGGGGTTGGGGTGACAGGGAataaatggaaggaaaaagcaTTTTCCCCATATCGCCTCCATTTCGGAGTGCTTCACGAATATGACCGCGCTCAATCGACCGTGCCTGGTATCGGGACTTATGTCTCGTCTTCCGCTGGGAAACTTGCCaaatctctctttctctcactcggCCGCATCCGTAGCTGAGCTCCAAATATATGGTTCGTGCGAAAGCACTTACCTGAAAAGAGAAATAAGGAAAAACCCACAGTTAGTAACGAAAGAAAGAGCATTTTCACTGCAACGCTCGTTTGTGTTTAGTGTTGCTAGCGGTTTGCGCAGCCAGTAGTGCGTCTCGTCCCCCACTCACGTCTAATGTCAAATCGGCTGTAAGTGTGAAATTAGTTTATGGCCGTCTTCCATCCGTTCTGTTCTGCTGGCACCAAATCTTGCCAGCAACAAAGAAACGgtacccaaacacacacatacacacacggcgGCGGAGGTGAATCACGAACATCACACGCTCGGACTTTGACGCAGGAGATGTTTTTCTTAAAATATCGCACAGCTGGCGGTGTCTGTAAAGTGCATTCTTCCTGCACCGACTTTCGAAATGGACATggaaatttacaaaacattttttaaaaaataataagtaaaagggattttttgttttgagaaaAAAGAAGCCAATAAACACATCCATGAGGGGCTCAGAAAAATGTACATTTTCACATCGTGCACATCGTTAGTTCAATATTTACGCTTCGGAACATCTGTGCCGCTAAAACCAGCTAAAAGATTGCTACTATCTACCAGCCACCTTCCGTTGACTGACAAACGCCAATTATTTGCTGTCAAACCCATCTGACGACTCATCTGACTGACGGTGACACCAAGCCAAGCAGTATTTTCGTCCATTCGGGGGAAGATATCCTTTACATCACTCACTACGGGTCCGATCTTGCCATCTAGAACCCCGGAGTGTTCCTGTAGCGGTCTTGTTTTTCTGCAACGATTGCTGACTGATTTCTGTACCACACGCTACCGACGACCGACGACACGAGCAAAGTCACGGGCCAGGTGGGCTGTCATAACCCAATTACTCAACGTCGACAAACTTGCCGTGCTTTCGTGCGTCTCGGCAGTGCTTCAAAGTTAAGCAGGTCATGTTGTGCCAacttgtatgacttcggccaCCGTGGTTCACCTGTTCGTGGTAGGCAGCTAGACTTCCTAGCTGGCAGCAAGAGAGCATTGTAGCCGTTCCACAATCAACACCCTTCGGTAAACGTACGGCACGGACAAGGCGAGTGGTTGGAACAATCTATTTGGTCAAACCACTGACAGTTTGTTGATGTCGTTATATCACGTGGCGGAAGGATAATAatgtaaaacatgttttccGCCAAAATGATAACCAAAACACAATGGCAAACTTAAAAAACATGTTATGTAAATCTTAGAGAATGGGTTGGGAATGGTTGGGGTTGAGTTGAGTTTGTACGCTGTTTTGGGCGAAATAGAAGCgaaaaattatatttgaaGTGCAGCCCTTAAGCGGCTAAATTTAATTTGCAGTTTTCGTCACGCCAAACATCTGGTCAATAATATTCCAGAAAGGATTTTATGTAATTAAATTGTACGTAAGTCATTGAGCATAAAGGAGAAAAATCACAATTAGGTTTCTAATATGCtctaaaaagtaaaaataaaataaattattactACATCACTTATGACACGTAACAATAAGGGAGCTTCAAAATGCAGTAAATTTATTATATCCTTAGGTTCTGAAGGCTTTTCGTAGattttgaacctttttttgAACATGAAATTATAAACTGTATAATTATTATTGCATTGTGTATTTATATTACGTTCCCCTTAATTCTCTATTTCGCCAATTGTGTACAAGCAATCATACATCTTACAGGGGGTTTGAGGGGTCCTCATAATCGtaattgactctttcttacgggAAGTTTATTTTATGTGACGGTAAGTGGACTCACGGCTCCTTTTTTGTACAGATCACATAAAGTTCACTtaccataagaaagagtcaacaTAATGTCCACAAAGAACCCCTGAAAAAACCCGATAATTCGTTTTGTTCTCGGCATAGTGTTAGAATTGCTCCTAAAGTCCAATTATCAGgatgtgaaa comes from the Anopheles coluzzii chromosome 2, AcolN3, whole genome shotgun sequence genome and includes:
- the LOC125906875 gene encoding uncharacterized protein LOC125906875 — translated: MWKLIRLVQPLPDRSNFQDSFPVTYTRTVPVPVPAPCPAHFPVPVPHPNAVPHPAVESAPVPTLSITSKNPI